One segment of Candidatus Thorarchaeota archaeon DNA contains the following:
- a CDS encoding N-acetylneuraminate synthase family protein has translation MLIVMHRNTTELQVNEVIDAIEKLGYKGHPNPGVHRTVINVTGKVETADAQRLEGLSGVMEVILVTKPYKLADVESNPKGTSIVVGDMEIGRDRPTIIAGPCAVESREQIIGAAEAVRGMGADILRGGAFKPRTSPYSFQGLGVEGLRLLEEARHETGLPIISEALDTESFPAVETVVDIIQIGARNMQNYALLKRAGRSRKPVMLKRGMWATLTELLAAAEYIMAEGNHKVILCERGIRTHSNHTRYTLDSF, from the coding sequence TTGCTAATAGTGATGCATAGAAACACAACGGAACTACAAGTGAATGAAGTAATTGATGCTATTGAGAAATTGGGTTACAAAGGACACCCAAATCCTGGAGTTCACCGTACTGTAATCAATGTTACCGGAAAGGTAGAAACGGCTGATGCTCAAAGGCTAGAAGGATTATCCGGGGTAATGGAAGTCATTTTGGTAACTAAGCCGTACAAACTTGCTGATGTCGAATCTAACCCCAAAGGCACCTCCATTGTGGTTGGCGATATGGAAATCGGTAGAGACCGGCCAACAATCATTGCTGGACCCTGTGCAGTAGAATCAAGAGAACAGATCATTGGTGCCGCTGAAGCTGTAAGGGGTATGGGGGCAGACATACTCCGGGGTGGCGCATTTAAGCCGCGTACATCTCCCTATTCATTCCAGGGCTTAGGTGTCGAAGGTCTCCGGCTACTTGAGGAAGCCAGACATGAAACTGGTCTACCAATCATATCGGAGGCTCTTGACACAGAGAGTTTTCCCGCAGTAGAAACGGTTGTTGACATCATCCAAATAGGCGCTAGGAACATGCAAAACTATGCGCTCCTCAAAAGAGCAGGAAGATCTCGAAAACCTGTGATGCTGAAACGTGGAATGTGGGCAACGCTCACTGAACTTCTAGCTGCCGCGGAATACATAATGGCCGAAGGTAATCACAAGGTTATCCTCTGTGAACGGGGCATCAGAACACATAGCAACCACACACGATATACACTCGACTCCTTT
- the aroB gene encoding 3-dehydroquinate synthase: MESSFHVRTKSREYPVHVGSALLPILDQILDQETDRVFIVTDDIVSNIHLKRVLESLRTSEIEISTKILPSGESSKSLDRARDLYCFLGENLASRSDAILALGGGVIGDLAGFVASTFKRGMKLLQVPTTLLAQVDACLGGKTAVNLEWGKNLVGTFYQPHRIIADVATLRTLSDDHYATGLAEVIKYGVIMDAKLLQLLKQKRNEIIQRNVETITTIVERCLRNKARIVEKDETEHGTRQILNFGHTVGHAIETCSEHSISHGEAVAIGMLEEARYAVRIDALDNQSLEELEALLCSFDLPTVIPSSLSKEDLKVVMKQDKKVRHGGLSLPILVESGRVEMKVVDGISI, translated from the coding sequence ATGGAATCCTCTTTTCACGTAAGGACGAAGTCTAGGGAGTATCCAGTTCACGTAGGATCCGCGCTTTTGCCCATACTGGATCAAATTCTAGATCAAGAAACAGATAGAGTATTCATTGTGACAGATGACATTGTATCCAATATTCATCTGAAACGTGTATTGGAATCTCTTCGAACTTCAGAGATTGAAATTAGTACTAAGATTCTCCCGTCCGGTGAATCCTCTAAATCGTTGGATAGAGCTCGAGATCTGTATTGTTTTCTGGGAGAGAATTTGGCATCTAGATCAGATGCAATTCTTGCTCTCGGTGGTGGAGTCATTGGAGACCTTGCTGGATTTGTAGCTTCTACATTCAAGAGGGGTATGAAGCTACTACAGGTACCAACTACTCTCCTAGCACAGGTTGACGCTTGTCTAGGGGGGAAAACGGCGGTGAACTTAGAGTGGGGTAAGAATCTGGTAGGTACGTTTTACCAACCTCATAGAATCATTGCAGATGTAGCCACTCTAAGGACCCTGTCTGATGATCACTATGCTACTGGGCTTGCAGAAGTAATCAAGTACGGAGTCATTATGGATGCCAAGTTGCTACAGCTGCTGAAACAAAAAAGGAATGAAATTATTCAGAGAAACGTGGAAACGATTACGACCATTGTGGAACGGTGTTTGAGAAACAAGGCTCGGATCGTGGAGAAAGACGAAACTGAACATGGCACGAGACAGATTTTGAATTTCGGTCACACCGTTGGTCATGCCATCGAAACCTGTTCAGAACACAGTATCTCACATGGCGAAGCAGTCGCCATCGGAATGTTAGAAGAAGCACGCTACGCTGTAAGAATTGATGCTCTAGATAACCAATCTCTAGAGGAGCTAGAAGCTTTGTTGTGCTCATTTGATTTACCTACCGTCATTCCTTCTTCATTGTCCAAAGAGGATCTCAAGGTCGTAATGAAGCAGGACAAAAAGGTCAGGCATGGAGGGCTCTCACTCCCCATCCTTGTTGAATCAGGGCGAGTGGAGATGAAAGTGGTGGATGGGATATCTATCTAG
- a CDS encoding prephenate dehydrogenase/arogenate dehydrogenase family protein, which produces MTIAILGGAGNMGCWLTRHFAGQNRSLVISDPQTPDLGKLLPSCDIRVTSDNKTAVNNAEVVVVSVPMNKTAAVIREVVPHMKRKSILCEISSLKMNLVDALEESTNHDIRPLSIHPMFGPGAQSLHKKILLIPIIDSENEQEVVKSLFPNAAIITVEADRHDQIMALTLSLPYFMNMILASVLAKEDVQVLKQIGGTTFEIQTVLTGSIMAQSTDLHYHLHRLNQYAMDTLTSLPSRIESLLEPLIQWDQEGFQESYERIKTALERSMDSARAYHDMYHILDFMEQHKASEGKR; this is translated from the coding sequence ATGACAATAGCAATACTCGGCGGAGCCGGAAATATGGGTTGTTGGCTAACCAGACATTTTGCAGGACAAAACCGTTCTTTGGTCATATCTGATCCGCAAACTCCGGACCTGGGAAAGCTTCTCCCGTCATGTGATATCCGGGTGACGTCTGACAACAAAACAGCAGTGAATAACGCAGAAGTGGTTGTTGTGTCAGTACCCATGAATAAAACTGCGGCTGTCATTCGGGAAGTGGTCCCGCACATGAAAAGAAAATCTATTCTGTGTGAGATATCTTCTCTAAAGATGAATTTAGTCGATGCTCTCGAAGAATCGACCAACCATGACATTCGTCCATTAAGTATTCATCCGATGTTTGGACCTGGAGCTCAGTCATTGCATAAGAAAATCCTATTGATTCCAATAATTGACTCCGAGAACGAACAAGAAGTAGTAAAAAGCCTGTTCCCAAACGCTGCAATCATCACTGTCGAGGCAGACCGCCATGACCAAATAATGGCTCTTACCCTCTCACTGCCATATTTCATGAACATGATTCTGGCTTCAGTACTGGCGAAAGAAGATGTCCAAGTGTTGAAACAGATTGGTGGAACAACCTTCGAAATTCAAACTGTATTGACTGGAAGTATTATGGCCCAATCTACTGACTTGCATTATCATCTTCACAGATTGAATCAGTATGCGATGGATACCTTGACCAGCCTCCCCTCTAGAATTGAAAGCTTGCTGGAACCCCTCATACAGTGGGATCAAGAGGGGTTTCAGGAATCCTATGAGCGCATCAAAACTGCTCTCGAAAGGAGCATGGATTCAGCTAGGGCATATCACGATATGTATCATATCCTGGATTTCATGGAACAACACAAGGCTTCGGAGGGGAAGAGATAA
- a CDS encoding aminotransferase class I/II-fold pyridoxal phosphate-dependent enzyme — protein MNSNSRLASLRKAIARTTREIFSLIDKRLSLVREVSEEKEKEDISVINRDVEAHLQNNVIEICSARDLDARFALRILNQLIQESVRVQMERNPVNSPPSVADIFSKARSMNNAGKHILHLEVGEPDFGPPNQARRRLMKALSRGDVGYTESQGILPLRRKIADAFNQRYSRQISADEVIVTAGGRLALFLAVSSVVQTGDEVIILEPSYPAYSRFVTEVGGRPVYLSTELEDSWEPEMSELEQQINPATKAIILNSPSNPTGKVLDESVFRRIVGLANDHDIFVLSDEVYSRFTQSHHTSILEHPNCRYVCVQSFSKTYGMTGFRLGFAISNIKTINMMAKLQGMLLTSVPEFVQYSGLGALDSEDEVKYNVEVIESRSKAMNGLLKELPVSFYPRDGGFYFFPRFQNEELDSVDFAEHLLEEKGVCIVPGTIYGRRYSSFFRIALCQEKQVLIEAVRRIGEMLG, from the coding sequence ATGAATAGTAATTCACGACTCGCTTCACTTAGAAAGGCAATAGCGCGAACAACACGTGAGATTTTTTCCCTAATTGATAAACGCCTTTCACTGGTTCGCGAGGTTTCTGAAGAGAAGGAAAAAGAGGATATCTCCGTAATTAACAGGGATGTAGAGGCGCACCTCCAGAACAACGTTATTGAAATATGCAGTGCGCGAGATCTCGATGCCAGATTTGCCCTGAGAATACTCAATCAGCTAATCCAAGAGTCTGTCCGAGTCCAAATGGAAAGAAACCCAGTTAATTCTCCCCCGAGTGTTGCTGATATTTTTTCTAAGGCAAGGAGTATGAACAATGCTGGAAAACACATTCTCCATCTTGAAGTTGGGGAGCCTGATTTTGGCCCTCCAAATCAAGCAAGAAGAAGACTCATGAAGGCATTGAGCAGAGGTGATGTGGGTTATACAGAATCCCAAGGAATTCTTCCACTCAGAAGGAAGATTGCTGATGCATTCAATCAGAGATATTCTAGGCAGATTTCAGCTGACGAGGTCATAGTAACAGCTGGAGGCAGGCTAGCACTCTTTCTAGCAGTGTCTTCAGTTGTACAAACTGGTGATGAAGTCATAATTCTGGAGCCATCCTATCCCGCATACTCCCGATTCGTTACCGAGGTAGGTGGCCGTCCTGTTTACCTTTCAACTGAGCTTGAGGATTCTTGGGAACCAGAGATGAGCGAGCTCGAACAACAGATTAATCCCGCAACTAAGGCTATTATCTTGAACAGTCCTTCCAATCCGACTGGAAAAGTACTGGATGAGTCGGTATTTAGGAGAATTGTGGGTCTTGCCAATGATCACGATATCTTTGTTCTTAGCGATGAAGTATACTCAAGGTTCACTCAATCTCATCACACAAGTATTCTAGAGCACCCAAACTGCAGATATGTCTGTGTGCAGTCATTCTCCAAGACGTATGGAATGACTGGTTTCAGACTGGGATTCGCTATTTCAAATATTAAGACAATCAATATGATGGCAAAGCTGCAAGGGATGCTACTAACTAGCGTGCCAGAGTTCGTACAGTATTCTGGTCTCGGTGCGTTAGATAGCGAGGATGAAGTGAAATACAACGTGGAGGTAATTGAATCACGATCCAAAGCGATGAATGGATTGCTCAAAGAACTGCCCGTTTCCTTTTATCCTCGAGACGGAGGATTCTACTTCTTCCCGCGATTTCAGAATGAAGAACTTGATAGTGTGGATTTTGCCGAGCATTTGCTTGAAGAAAAGGGGGTATGTATTGTACCAGGGACAATCTATGGGCGCCGCTATTCTTCCTTTTTCAGAATCGCTCTGTGCCAAGAGAAGCAAGTATTGATTGAAGCTGTTCGTAGAATTGGAGAGATGTTAGGATGA